A DNA window from Amycolatopsis sp. DSM 110486 contains the following coding sequences:
- a CDS encoding OmpA family protein, with protein sequence MSGARGWLRLIPVALLVTAVLAGVVTWVRADGIEGDLAGRSRSALAAAGIRGGDVSFSGRQATLSGFPADQAGRALGIVQGVEGVESAEVSGGAAPKPPSVTPTPPSTTSPPRSSSSAPPSTTSSAPPTDRAGVQKELDAQLADTPIEFKPNTAQLTPAGTQAARAVAKLLKGAPDDLRYRITGHVAAGPGGRAAAVRLSQTRARAVMRMLTAGGVPANRLLVRGSGTAAPGEGGDRRVEITVEER encoded by the coding sequence ATGTCCGGTGCTCGCGGTTGGCTCCGCCTGATCCCCGTCGCGCTGCTGGTCACGGCAGTGCTCGCCGGGGTGGTCACGTGGGTGCGGGCTGACGGGATCGAAGGCGACCTCGCCGGACGATCACGCTCCGCGCTCGCCGCTGCCGGGATCCGGGGCGGCGACGTGTCGTTCTCGGGCCGGCAGGCGACGTTGTCGGGTTTCCCGGCGGACCAGGCCGGGCGTGCGCTGGGGATCGTGCAGGGCGTCGAAGGGGTCGAGTCCGCGGAGGTTTCCGGTGGGGCGGCCCCGAAGCCGCCGTCCGTGACACCCACACCGCCTTCGACGACGAGTCCGCCGCGCAGTAGCAGCAGCGCGCCGCCGAGCACGACTTCGTCCGCGCCGCCGACCGATCGCGCCGGGGTTCAGAAGGAACTGGACGCGCAGCTGGCGGACACGCCGATCGAGTTCAAGCCGAACACCGCGCAGCTCACACCGGCGGGGACGCAGGCGGCGCGCGCCGTCGCGAAGCTGCTGAAGGGCGCGCCCGACGACCTGCGCTACCGCATCACCGGGCACGTCGCCGCGGGTCCGGGCGGGCGCGCGGCGGCGGTCCGGCTTTCGCAGACCCGGGCGCGAGCGGTGATGCGGATGCTGACGGCCGGCGGAGTGCCGGCGAACCGGCTGCTCGTACGGGGAAGTGGCACGGCCGCGCCGGGCGAAGGTGGGGACCGGCGCGTCGAGATCACAGTCGAAGAGAGGTGA
- a CDS encoding LapA family protein yields the protein MLWLFGQIWLWLLIAFLLGALVMWLIMRAGRPKRSREPAASAAGAGSTSGSLPAVPEPSDAERTQYIPVPTYDYDEQPERVYNDYPAVDPDEPYAPDEPSGHRIGRLPDPEPHLSGDLNWPAAEEPADEWPHNDEPRESAPRRPGRGG from the coding sequence ATGCTCTGGCTCTTCGGGCAGATTTGGCTGTGGCTGCTCATCGCGTTCCTGCTGGGGGCGCTGGTGATGTGGCTGATCATGCGGGCGGGACGGCCGAAGCGTTCTCGTGAGCCTGCCGCTTCGGCTGCGGGCGCGGGCTCGACGTCGGGTTCGTTGCCTGCCGTCCCGGAGCCGAGCGACGCCGAGCGGACCCAGTACATCCCGGTGCCGACCTACGACTACGACGAGCAACCCGAACGGGTCTACAACGACTACCCCGCGGTGGACCCGGACGAGCCGTACGCCCCGGACGAGCCCTCCGGTCACCGCATCGGGCGACTGCCGGACCCTGAACCGCACCTCTCGGGTGACCTGAACTGGCCGGCCGCCGAGGAGCCCGCGGACGAGTGGCCGCACAACGACGAGCCCCGCGAGTCCGCGCCGCGCCGACCTGGGCGAGGTGGCTGA
- a CDS encoding DUF4190 domain-containing protein, producing MIPPDPRLAAAPGGVLPTPPNRTPPKPKPNVLGIVGLVLGLVAIGAAIAADYGFVAWPLAGVGLVLGIVGTVQSTRGKAAGRGIAVTAVIVAVIAALLSATMVLFPSVFGTSSAGDLHIPPTPGDEHNVDFVVTSAGGATVRYGTLNDQRTESAPASTDQWHGHGSFSGGTPILSLTADTANASVVNQISCTILVDGKTVADSSGSTIALCTANVG from the coding sequence GTGATCCCGCCCGATCCCCGGCTCGCGGCCGCACCCGGTGGCGTCCTGCCCACGCCGCCGAACCGCACTCCACCCAAGCCGAAGCCGAACGTGCTCGGCATCGTCGGCCTGGTTCTCGGCCTGGTCGCGATCGGAGCGGCGATCGCGGCGGACTACGGCTTCGTCGCGTGGCCGCTCGCGGGCGTCGGGCTGGTGCTGGGGATCGTCGGCACGGTCCAGTCCACGCGCGGCAAAGCGGCCGGCCGGGGCATCGCGGTGACGGCGGTGATCGTCGCGGTGATCGCGGCCCTGCTGTCGGCCACGATGGTGCTGTTCCCGTCGGTCTTCGGCACCAGCAGCGCCGGCGACCTCCACATCCCGCCGACCCCGGGCGACGAACACAACGTCGACTTCGTCGTCACCTCCGCCGGCGGCGCCACCGTCCGCTACGGCACGCTCAACGACCAGCGCACCGAGTCGGCCCCCGCGAGCACCGACCAGTGGCACGGCCACGGCTCCTTCAGCGGCGGCACCCCGATCCTCAGCCTGACCGCCGACACCGCCAACGCCAGCGTCGTGAACCAGATCTCCTGCACGATCCTGGTGGACGGCAAGACGGTGGCCGACAGCAGTGGTTCGACCATCGCGCTGTGCACGGCGAACGTGGGGTGA